One genomic region from Terasakiella sp. SH-1 encodes:
- a CDS encoding AsmA family protein has protein sequence MGRLKLIIGGIVVLFVGVIIAGVAILKSTDFNQYKGEIAKQAKAATGRDLVIAGDLELDISLSPKVRVDGVSLSNATWGSRAEMVKLKSFAAEMKLMPLLFGDIHIVELVLIEPNILLETDKSGNGNWVMGQTNPPEEEKGEASDSSAPPLPAVNSVRIEKARFTYKDGVKGEETSIVIDTMQAHAADMDDPLNLLFKGAFNQHVVELTGQLGSPESLMEGKPLDINLALKAAGASFNISGQIKEPAAGKGLNLALTAKSDNIARLAELAGTKVGKVGPFEMAATLSDGDESYKLGGLNMKIGGSDLSGDMMVSLAGKVPHIKVGLNSNLLNIKDVTPASEETAQTAPAAKTEKTKAGKPAKIFPSDPLPLDGLKAVNADIRFNAKKLIVADFALNNVTKIVKLNGGKLNIQPGFMMGGGKFGGVIDLDGRKLPASLRINLSGQNLGLGQSLQETGVTDLIHGGATQVKLNLAATGKSVAGLMGSLKGKTLVNVGDGKIKSDKVNFLGGDLVTGVLEKLLPSAKSGEFTPFSCMVVNLDFNKGVTKFERTIAIQTNVMNITSSGQVNLANETLDVGVKPEPRGDTADLGVNAGGLAGMVRLTGPLSAPGVGVDAVGTAKAALGLGAAVATGGLSLLVSGLTDKAMSDSDPCATALGKKSTSKSTSSPKPAPKQQQQAPANPVGGLLKMFGSGN, from the coding sequence ATGGGACGTTTAAAATTAATTATCGGGGGCATTGTCGTCTTATTCGTCGGCGTTATTATCGCAGGCGTTGCCATCCTGAAATCCACTGATTTCAACCAATATAAAGGCGAAATCGCCAAACAGGCCAAAGCAGCAACAGGTCGCGACCTTGTCATTGCCGGCGATCTGGAACTGGATATTTCCCTCTCGCCCAAAGTCCGCGTGGATGGGGTCAGCCTGTCAAACGCCACATGGGGGTCACGTGCTGAAATGGTGAAGCTGAAAAGCTTTGCCGCAGAAATGAAACTCATGCCGCTGCTGTTTGGCGATATCCACATTGTTGAACTTGTTCTGATTGAACCGAATATCCTGCTGGAAACCGATAAAAGTGGGAACGGGAACTGGGTGATGGGGCAAACCAATCCCCCAGAAGAAGAAAAAGGCGAAGCTTCAGATTCTTCTGCCCCGCCCCTGCCTGCTGTGAATTCCGTTCGCATTGAAAAAGCCCGTTTCACTTACAAAGATGGGGTTAAAGGGGAAGAAACATCCATCGTGATTGACACCATGCAAGCCCATGCAGCAGATATGGATGACCCCTTGAACTTGCTCTTTAAGGGGGCTTTCAACCAGCATGTTGTTGAATTGACAGGCCAGCTTGGCTCCCCGGAAAGCCTGATGGAAGGCAAACCACTAGACATTAACCTTGCCCTTAAAGCCGCCGGGGCCAGCTTTAATATCTCCGGCCAAATCAAAGAACCAGCTGCGGGCAAGGGGCTCAACCTCGCCCTGACAGCCAAAAGCGACAATATCGCACGCCTTGCTGAACTTGCAGGCACCAAGGTGGGAAAAGTTGGCCCGTTTGAAATGGCTGCAACCCTGTCAGATGGCGATGAAAGCTATAAGCTTGGGGGCCTGAACATGAAAATCGGCGGCAGTGACCTGTCTGGTGATATGATGGTTTCTTTGGCAGGCAAAGTCCCCCATATCAAAGTTGGGCTAAATTCCAACCTGCTGAATATCAAGGATGTTACCCCAGCCAGCGAAGAAACAGCCCAAACGGCCCCAGCAGCAAAAACAGAAAAAACAAAAGCAGGAAAGCCCGCCAAGATTTTCCCGTCTGATCCCCTGCCCCTTGATGGCTTAAAAGCGGTCAATGCGGATATCCGCTTTAACGCTAAAAAACTGATTGTAGCTGATTTTGCCCTGAATAATGTCACTAAGATCGTCAAACTGAACGGCGGCAAGCTGAATATACAGCCTGGCTTTATGATGGGCGGTGGTAAATTTGGCGGTGTCATTGATCTGGATGGGCGCAAACTTCCCGCCTCTCTGCGCATTAATCTGTCCGGTCAAAATCTTGGCCTTGGTCAAAGCCTGCAAGAAACGGGGGTTACAGACCTCATCCATGGTGGGGCTACACAAGTCAAATTGAACTTGGCTGCGACAGGTAAATCGGTTGCCGGGTTGATGGGCAGCTTAAAAGGTAAAACTTTGGTCAATGTCGGGGATGGTAAAATTAAATCAGATAAAGTCAATTTTCTGGGTGGTGATCTGGTTACAGGGGTGCTGGAAAAGCTCCTACCCAGTGCCAAATCCGGTGAATTCACCCCCTTCTCCTGTATGGTGGTCAATCTGGATTTCAACAAAGGTGTCACCAAGTTTGAACGCACAATCGCCATTCAAACCAATGTTATGAATATCACCAGCTCCGGTCAGGTTAATCTGGCAAATGAAACTCTTGATGTGGGTGTCAAACCGGAACCTCGTGGGGATACCGCTGACTTGGGGGTCAATGCAGGCGGACTGGCTGGAATGGTTCGTTTAACAGGTCCCCTGTCTGCACCCGGTGTGGGTGTTGATGCGGTTGGTACAGCCAAGGCTGCATTGGGCCTTGGTGCAGCCGTAGCAACAGGTGGCCTCTCCTTACTCGTCAGTGGCCTGACAGATAAGGCGATGTCTGATAGCGATCCCTGTGCGACCGCATTGGGCAAGAAATCGACAAGCAAATCCACAAGCAGTCCAAAACCTGCACCCAAACAGCAACAACAAGCCCCGGCAAATCCAGTTGGGGGCTTGCTCAAAATGTTTGGAAGCGGTAATTAA
- a CDS encoding HAD-IA family hydrolase has product MASDKPLQLAIFDCDGTLVDSQHAIISAMDMTCKTYGFDKIPAESVRRVVGLPLEVAMEMLFANENRETHHEMAETYRAHFRDMRLNDEVEEPLFKGTIEALDALEADGWLLGVATGKAMRGLIPTLKTHGLQDRFVTLQTACRAMGKPHPEIVEKALSESGVDAKNAVVIGDTTYDIHMAGNAKVKSIGVSWGYHASEELLQAGAACVIHDYSELPQAIKQVMEA; this is encoded by the coding sequence GTGGCAAGCGATAAGCCTTTACAACTGGCGATTTTTGACTGTGACGGCACATTGGTAGACAGCCAGCATGCCATCATTAGCGCTATGGATATGACCTGTAAAACCTATGGATTCGATAAAATCCCTGCCGAATCCGTGCGTCGTGTTGTTGGCCTCCCCCTTGAAGTTGCAATGGAAATGCTTTTTGCAAATGAAAACAGGGAGACTCATCACGAAATGGCTGAAACCTATCGCGCCCACTTTCGCGATATGCGCTTAAATGATGAAGTTGAAGAACCGCTATTTAAAGGCACGATAGAAGCACTGGATGCACTAGAAGCAGATGGCTGGTTATTGGGTGTCGCAACAGGCAAGGCCATGCGTGGCCTGATCCCGACATTAAAAACCCACGGCCTACAAGACAGGTTTGTCACCCTGCAAACGGCATGTCGCGCCATGGGTAAACCACACCCTGAAATAGTGGAAAAGGCCCTGTCAGAAAGCGGTGTCGATGCAAAAAATGCTGTTGTTATTGGTGATACCACGTACGATATACATATGGCAGGGAATGCAAAAGTCAAATCCATCGGCGTTTCCTGGGGCTATCATGCAAGCGAGGAATTACTGCAAGCTGGTGCGGCCTGCGTCATTCATGATTACAGCGAACTGCCACAAGCAATAAAACAGGTAATGGAGGCATAA
- a CDS encoding OmpA family protein — translation MKFLKTATALCALPLLAACASNWDVDGAKMAQNDGSAFQKELQSEYARLAGLERDEGDWTDAKLFVGKALAATKGDVEPQMVADRNIPADKVDELTAARNKLTMAYAMGGKMKYPQAAARAQAGYDCWMQEQEENFQPEDIEACKKYFMAAMNDMGEKPMAKAAMDDIIIYFDFNSAMLTEDAKGLLVKASMMGRGANAVMVTGHTDTKGNAAYNEGLALQRAQAASDFLKAHGVMGKSIRVGASGESMNAVTTGDDVEEARNRRVVISFK, via the coding sequence ATGAAATTTCTAAAAACAGCTACGGCATTATGTGCTCTTCCGCTTCTGGCTGCTTGTGCATCTAACTGGGATGTGGATGGGGCAAAAATGGCTCAGAATGATGGTTCAGCTTTCCAGAAGGAACTGCAAAGCGAATATGCACGCCTTGCGGGCTTGGAGCGTGATGAAGGCGACTGGACAGATGCGAAACTGTTTGTCGGCAAAGCGCTGGCTGCGACAAAAGGGGATGTTGAACCCCAAATGGTTGCAGATCGTAATATTCCGGCTGACAAGGTGGATGAGCTCACGGCTGCCCGCAATAAGCTGACCATGGCCTACGCTATGGGGGGCAAGATGAAATATCCGCAGGCTGCTGCGCGTGCCCAAGCCGGGTATGATTGCTGGATGCAGGAACAGGAAGAAAACTTCCAGCCGGAAGATATCGAAGCCTGTAAAAAATACTTTATGGCCGCAATGAATGACATGGGCGAGAAGCCAATGGCAAAGGCTGCGATGGATGACATCATTATTTATTTTGATTTCAACAGCGCAATGCTGACTGAAGATGCCAAAGGTCTGCTGGTGAAGGCATCCATGATGGGCCGTGGGGCCAATGCCGTTATGGTTACAGGCCATACAGATACAAAAGGGAACGCTGCTTATAACGAAGGTTTAGCACTGCAACGTGCACAAGCTGCTTCTGACTTCCTGAAAGCGCATGGTGTGATGGGTAAATCCATCCGCGTAGGGGCAAGTGGTGAAAGCATGAATGCGGTTACGACAGGCGATGACGTTGAAGAAGCCCGCAACCGTCGCGTGGTGATTTCTTTTAAATAA
- the lipB gene encoding lipoyl(octanoyl) transferase LipB, whose protein sequence is MEWRFSDDEVPYEEALSFMEERVKAISEGKAAECIWLLEHPPLYTAGTSANAQDLIDPDRFPVYDAGRGGQYTYHGPGQRIAYVMLDLTKRGRDIRKFVNKLEEWVIQTLATFNITGERREGRVGIWVDRGMGKEDKIGAIGVRVRKWVTFHGISLNVEPDLSHFQGIVPCGISEHGVTSLQDLGVWITMQEVDSLLMTCFDAVFEDEE, encoded by the coding sequence ATCGAATGGCGTTTCAGTGATGACGAAGTCCCTTATGAAGAAGCCCTGTCTTTCATGGAAGAACGCGTCAAAGCCATCTCAGAAGGCAAGGCAGCAGAATGTATCTGGCTGCTGGAACACCCGCCCCTTTATACCGCAGGAACCAGCGCAAATGCACAAGACCTGATCGACCCGGATCGCTTTCCCGTATATGACGCTGGACGAGGCGGACAGTATACATATCATGGACCGGGCCAGCGCATTGCCTATGTCATGCTGGACCTGACCAAGCGGGGACGCGATATTCGCAAGTTTGTCAATAAACTGGAAGAATGGGTCATCCAGACACTGGCAACCTTTAACATTACAGGGGAACGCCGTGAAGGCCGTGTCGGCATCTGGGTGGATCGTGGCATGGGCAAAGAAGATAAAATCGGTGCCATCGGTGTACGGGTTCGCAAATGGGTCACTTTCCACGGGATTTCCCTTAATGTTGAACCTGACCTTAGTCATTTTCAGGGAATCGTGCCCTGTGGCATTTCAGAACATGGCGTGACCTCCCTGCAAGACCTTGGGGTCTGGATTACCATGCAGGAAGTCGACAGCCTGCTGATGACTTGTTTTGATGCCGTCTTTGAAGACGAGGAATAA
- a CDS encoding HlyD family type I secretion periplasmic adaptor subunit yields the protein MNTPSSQNPNELKQNERRFAAGDFIFQEGEVGNFAYVVVSGEVEVCKLSAGKLITLQALPEGTLFGEMAIIDKSPRSASARAITDVIVREIDETALMGHIKQTPEVAMNMMYRLASYVRTSNKSLESSSFDHEATQTPDTPVEKEKVWQLWKPDEEAIIDEFRAGAEAIEHQGLPRIISLSFLGILGVFFGFIIWASLSIIDTTVSARGRLTTTVPTIEVQSTGSAMVKKVHSTVGKSVKKGDILVTLDATFAQSDLTRVIQEVEQLDSEIFRLEAEINQLGKNIAKDIPSRIQREIYLNRQDEYRSRITSFDQDLRNLHSEIKSAKSDAVLAEQQFRIKQKLEAARKRLFDKQIGSEVNYLQARNERLMAERELTELRNSTNRLRGEINALKAKKQAFVSEWFSGIGEKLADATKQRDAKTEELVKLRRQRENIEIIAPTDGVIIALENLYEGGVVKEGSTVMTLVPSNVPLNVEIDIDPRDISNLYPGAEMSVKLDAIPYQKHGDLNAAITFISEDTVEESLTGEKGTYYRIHANIQGNNLHDLPDDFRLVPGMLLTGDIRVGQRRLITYFLYPVIRTIETSFTEPN from the coding sequence ATGAATACACCATCCTCTCAAAACCCAAACGAGCTTAAACAAAATGAACGACGCTTTGCAGCCGGGGATTTCATTTTTCAGGAAGGCGAAGTCGGCAATTTCGCCTATGTCGTTGTATCCGGGGAAGTGGAAGTCTGCAAACTGTCTGCTGGCAAGCTCATTACTTTGCAGGCTCTGCCCGAAGGTACACTCTTCGGTGAAATGGCTATTATTGACAAATCACCGCGTAGCGCATCGGCCAGAGCCATCACAGATGTCATTGTGCGTGAAATTGATGAAACCGCCTTGATGGGGCATATCAAACAGACCCCCGAAGTCGCCATGAACATGATGTACCGTCTGGCGAGTTATGTCAGAACATCAAATAAAAGCCTGGAAAGCAGCAGCTTTGATCATGAAGCGACACAAACACCTGATACACCTGTTGAAAAAGAAAAAGTCTGGCAATTATGGAAACCAGATGAAGAAGCCATTATTGACGAGTTCAGAGCCGGGGCCGAAGCCATTGAACATCAGGGTCTTCCCCGCATCATCAGCCTGTCTTTCCTTGGTATCCTAGGCGTGTTCTTTGGTTTTATCATATGGGCCTCCCTTTCCATCATTGATACAACCGTTTCAGCCCGTGGGCGCTTAACCACAACGGTCCCTACAATCGAAGTCCAGTCCACGGGCAGCGCAATGGTGAAAAAAGTCCATAGCACGGTTGGTAAAAGCGTTAAAAAGGGCGATATTCTTGTCACCCTTGATGCCACGTTTGCCCAATCTGACCTGACCAGAGTAATACAAGAAGTCGAACAACTGGATTCTGAAATTTTCCGTCTGGAAGCGGAAATAAACCAGTTGGGAAAAAACATCGCAAAAGACATTCCCAGCCGGATCCAGCGCGAAATCTATCTCAATCGCCAAGACGAATACCGCTCCCGCATCACCTCTTTTGATCAGGACCTGCGTAATCTTCATTCTGAAATCAAGTCAGCAAAAAGCGATGCTGTTCTGGCGGAACAACAATTCCGTATTAAGCAAAAACTCGAAGCGGCGCGCAAACGCCTTTTCGACAAACAAATTGGTTCAGAGGTCAATTACCTGCAAGCCAGAAATGAAAGGCTTATGGCAGAACGGGAACTGACCGAACTGCGCAATTCAACCAACAGACTGCGCGGGGAAATCAACGCACTGAAAGCCAAAAAACAAGCCTTCGTCAGTGAATGGTTTTCAGGCATTGGTGAAAAGCTGGCCGATGCAACCAAGCAGCGAGATGCCAAAACAGAAGAATTGGTCAAGCTTCGCCGTCAACGCGAAAACATCGAAATCATCGCCCCAACGGATGGCGTCATTATCGCTTTGGAAAACCTTTATGAGGGCGGGGTTGTCAAAGAAGGTTCCACCGTTATGACGCTGGTTCCCAGCAACGTTCCCCTCAATGTTGAAATCGACATTGACCCGCGCGATATCAGCAACCTCTATCCCGGTGCTGAAATGTCTGTAAAGCTGGATGCTATCCCCTATCAAAAGCATGGCGACCTGAATGCAGCGATTACTTTTATCTCCGAAGATACTGTTGAAGAATCCCTGACAGGTGAAAAAGGAACCTACTATCGGATTCATGCCAATATTCAGGGCAATAACCTGCATGACTTACCCGACGATTTCCGTCTTGTCCCCGGCATGTTACTCACCGGTGACATTCGTGTGGGGCAAAGACGCCTGATTACTTACTTCCTGTACCCCGTCATCAGGACCATTGAAACCAGCTTTACCGAGCCGAATTAA